The Mustela lutreola isolate mMusLut2 chromosome 3, mMusLut2.pri, whole genome shotgun sequence genome includes a region encoding these proteins:
- the MARS2 gene encoding methionine--tRNA ligase, mitochondrial, with amino-acid sequence MRPSHVLPGRRLRRRGRAGTMLRASVLRRLGRPGASAGARLLEYSGPRHYSSGPLGARDDAGGARAFFTTPIFYVNAAPHIGHLYSALLADALCRHRRLRVPGAAATRFSTGTDEHGLKIQQAAAAAGLAPTELCDRVSAQFQQLFRAAGISSTDFIRTTEARHRIAVQHFWGLLEARGLLYKGLYEGWYCASEECFLPEAKVTRQPSSSGGSCPVSLESGHPVSWTKEENYIFRLSQFREPLQRWLRGDPQAITPEPFHRAVLQWLEEELPDLSVSRKSSHLHWGIPVPGDDSQTIYVWLDALVNYLTVIGYPNAEFKSWWPTTSHIIGKDILKFHAIYWPALLLGAGMSPPHRIYVHSHWTVCGQKMSKSLGNVVDPRTCLDRYTVDGFRYFLLRQGVPNWDCDYYDEKVVKLLDSELADALGGLLNRCTAQRINPSGTYPVFCTACFPSEAGLVGPSVRAQAEDYALVNAVATLPRQVAEHYENFQIYKALEAVSSCVRQTNGFVQRHAPWKLSWESPVDAPWLGTVLHVALECLRVFGTLLQPVTPSLADKLLSRLGVSATERGLGELCFLPRFYGHPCPFEGRRLGPETGLLFPRLDQSRAWLVKAHRT; translated from the coding sequence ATGCGCCCCTCCCACGTGCTTCCAGGACGCCGCCTGCGGCGCCGCGGCCGGGCGGGCACCATGCTGCGAGCTTCTGTCCTCCGGCGGCTGGGGCGTCCGGGAGCCAGTGCAGGAGCCCGGCTGCTGGAGTACTCCGGCCCACGCCACTACAGTTCGGGCCCTCTGGGTGCCCGCGACGATGCTGGCGGCGCTCGCGCCTTCTTCACGACACCCATTTTCTACGTGAACGCGGCGCCGCACATCGGACACCTGTACTCCGCTCTGCTGGCGGACGCCCTGTGCCGCCACCGTCGCCTCCGAGTTCCCGGCGCTGCCGCCACGCGATTCTCCACCGGTACGGACGAGCACGGCCTGAAGATTCAGCAGGCAGCAGCCGCTGCGGGCCTGGCCCCCACCGAGCTGTGCGACCGAGTGTCTGCCCAGTTCCAGCAGCTTTTCCGGGCGGCCGGCATCTCCTCCACCGACTTCATCCGCACCACCGAAGCCCGGCATCGGATCGCTGTGCAGCACTTCTGGGGACTGCTGGAGGCCCGGGGTCTGCTCTACAAGGGGCTCTACGAAGGTTGGTATTGCGCCTCCGAAGAGTGCTTCCTGCCTGAGGCCAAAGTCACCCGACAGCCGTCTTCGTCAGGCGGTTCGTGTCCTGTGTCTCTAGAGAGTGGGCACCCTGTGTCCTGGACCAAGGAAGAGAACTACATTTTCAGGCTTTCTCAGTTCCGAGAGCCGCTTCAGCGGTGGCTGCGGGGCGACCCTCAGGCAATCACACCCGAGCCATTTCATCGCGCAGTTCTTCAGTGGCTGGAGGAGGAGCTGCCGGACCTGTCTGTTTCTCGAAAGAGCAGCCACTTGCATTGGGGCATTCCTGTGCCCGGGGACGATTCGCAGACCATCTACGTATGGCTGGATGCCTTGGTCAACTACCTTACTGTAATTGGCTACCCAAATGCTGAGTTTAAATCTTGGTGGCCCACCACCTCTCATATCATAGGCAAGGACATTCTTAAATTCCATGCTATCTACTGGCCTGCCCTCCTCTTAGGGGCCGGCATGAGCCCACCACACCGCATCTATGTCCACTCTCACTGGACGGTCTGTGGCCAAAAGATGTCTAAAAGCTTGGGTAACGTGGTGGACCCCAGGACTTGCCTTGATCGCTACACTGTGGATGGTTTCCGATACTTTCTTCTTAGGCAGGGCGTCCCCAACTGGGACTGTGATTACTATGATGAAAAGGTGGTTAAGTTGCTAGATTCTGAGCTGGCAGATGCTTTGGGAGGTCTCCTGAACCGGTGCACGGCCCAAAGAATAAATCCTTCTGGGACCTATCCGGTTTTCTGCACGGCCTGCTTTCCCAGTGAGGCAGGGTTGGTGGGGCCATCAGTTCGTGCTCAGGCAGAGGACTATGCTTTGGTGAATGCAGTGGCCACTTTGCCCCGGCAGGTAGCTGAGCACTATGAGAACTTTCAGATCTATAAGGCTCTGGAGGCAGTGTCCAGCTGTGTCCGGCAAACTAATGGCTTTGTCCAAAGGCATGCACCATGGAAGTTGAGCTGGGAGAGCCCAGTGGATGCCCCCTGGCTGGGTACTGTGCTTCATGTGGCTTTGGAATGTTTGCGGGTCTTTGGAACGTTGCTGCAGCCTGTCACCCCAAGCCTGGCTGATAAGCTGCTATCCAGGTTGGGAGTCTCTGCCACAGAGAGGGGCCTTGGAGAGCTCTGTTTCTTGCCTCGATTTTATGGACATCCATGTCCTTTTGAAGGGAGGAGGCTGGGACCTGAAACTGGGCTCTTATTTCCAAGACTAGACCAGTCCAGGGCCTGGCTGGTAAAAGCCCATAGGACCTAG